In Lacerta agilis isolate rLacAgi1 chromosome 8, rLacAgi1.pri, whole genome shotgun sequence, one genomic interval encodes:
- the LOC117051728 gene encoding uncharacterized protein LOC117051728: MKLIVITMVLYLFTGHPTFAQMDKQVSKLEQLKHDFTKLLGKVSEKAWDKLNFVRRSRLGQEVRILFRDDVAKLRKYFYDLQAELPPEITQAYHAAVQLSGHALVGASWNLAVLRSATEELYEGLESLVTFYTSPVVEKLRPQTQVLRNMVFPRVQELEEKLKQQVEEKGPELIPYARKLHRQLHEYQVSLEPYANQAQETIKLGIETFSQTMQLYVTPLLEAIKKRITDS, translated from the exons ATGAAGTTAATTGTCATCACAATGGTCTTGTACCTCTTCACAG GCCATCCAACTTTTGCCCAAATGGATAAACAGGTCTCCAAGTTGGAACAGTTAAAGCACGACTTCACTAAACTCCTGGGAAAGGTCAGCGAGAAAGCGTGGGATAAATTGAACTTTGTCAGAAGATCGAGGCTCGGACAAGAAGTGAG AATCTTGTTTCGTGACGATGTTGCAAAACTGCGCAAGTACTTCTATGACCTGCAGGCTGAGCTGCCCCCCGAAATCACACAGGCCTACCATGCGGCAGTTCAGTTGTCGGGGCATGCTCTGGTGGGTGCCAGCTGGAACCTAGCCGTATTACGGTCTGCCACAGAAGAGCTCTACGAGGGGCTGGAATCCCTAGTGACTTTCTACACCAGCCCAGTCGTGGAGAAGTTGAGACCGCAAACTCAAGTCCTGAGAAATATGGTCTTCCCCAGGGTGCAGGAGCTGGAGGAGAAGCTGAAGCAGCAAGTGGAAGAAAAGGGCCCTGAGCTGATCCCTTACGCCCGGAAGCTTCATCGCCAGTTGCATGAATACCAGGTGTCCCTAGAGCCTTATGCCAACCAAGCACAGGAGACGATCAAGCTGGGCATAGAGACATTCAGCCAGACCATGCAACTCTATGTCACTCCACTTCTGGAGGCAATCAAAAAACGCATCACAGACTCTTAA
- the LOC117051729 gene encoding uncharacterized protein LOC117051729 gives MRFFVLTLALAILTGTWASVLRDEPDSKLEKLTQQGREDAENVIHTLLGKVAIVERTEEGPGILKFLESVYMNISRRLQNLDEELPDEVVEAFDVFVGVPAQVVEKAITALYGLQRHEGDKLKELGKALQSALAGYADPVLERVGPYAATVRSAVVARAQEINRKIDEKLPQEVQTLRTRLDPHIKKLQELQAALQPYLDHAQELFRKGAETIHKHLLKPYIDPIVQFRQKYKNDFREWSRAPVFSSNP, from the exons ATGAGGTTTTTCGTCCTCACACTGGCCTTGGCCATCCTGACAG GGACTTGGGCTTCTGTTCTCAGAGATGAGCCGGATTCCAAGCTGGAGAAGCTAACCCAACAGGGGAGAGAAGATGCCGAAAACGTCATCCACACATTGCTTGGGAAAGTCGCCATCGTTGAAAGAACAGAGGAGGGCCCGGGGATTTT gaAATTTCTTGAGTCTGTCTATATGAATATTAGCAGGCGCTTGCAGAACCTGGACGAAGAGTTACCTGATGAGGTCGTGGAAGCTTTTGATGTGTTTGTGGGGGTGCCAGCACAGGTTGTGGAAAAGGCTATCACTGCCCTGTATGGCCTGCAGAGACATGAAGGGGATAAGTTAAAAGAGCTTGGCAAAGCATTGCAATCTGCCCTGGCGGGTTACGCGGATCCCGTCCTAGAGAGGGTGGGTCCGTACGCAGCAACCGTACGCAGTGCCGTCGTCGCAAGAGCCCAGGAGATCAACCGTAAGATAGACGAGAAGCTGCCGCAGGAAGTGCAAACTCTGAGAACCCGGTTGGATCCGCACATTAAGAAGCTGCAAGAATTGCAGGCAGCCCTTCAGCCCTATCTTGACCACGCCCAGGAGCTGTTCAGAAAAGGAGCGGAGACGATCCACAAGCACTTACTGAAGCCGTACATTGACCCCATTGTGCAGTTCCGCCAAAAGTACAAAAATGACTTTAGGGAGTGGTCTAGAGCCCCAGTGTTTTCCTCAAATCCATGA
- the LOC117051730 gene encoding uncharacterized protein LOC117051730 isoform X2, translated as MKFFVLTLALAVLTGTWASVLRDEPNSKLEKLIEQWKEDWENVSRTAEGKLDLIERSEAGREFSDLIKSGFRDIGMRLYTLKEELPAEVMETLQMFYDVPYEAASNAGNALFALQGYGRRDLEELGKALLSALAGNVDPVLERVGPYAGTVHSAVVARAQEISLKMDEKIPQQIETLKAQLEPHIKKFQEFQASHKPYLDHAQELLKKGVEKIHEHFMKPYVTPVLEMYQKVKPDLRA; from the exons ATGAAGTTCTTCGTCCTCACACTGGCCTTGGCCGTCCTGACAG gCACTTGGGCTTCTGTCCTCAGAGATGAGCCGAATTCCAAGCTGGAGAAGCTAATCGAGCAGTGGAAAGAGGATTGGGAAAACGTTAGCAGGACAGCGGAAGGGAAACTGGACTTGATTGAAAGATCGGAGGCGGGCAGGGAGTTTAG TGACTTGATTAAATCTGGCTTTCGTGATATTGGGATGCGCTTGTACACCCTGAAAGAAGAGTTACCTGCTGAGGTCATGGAAACCCTGCAGATGTTTTACGATGTGCCATACGAGGCTGCAAGTAACGCTGGCAACGCTCTATTTGCCCTGCAAGGCTATGGAAGGCGTGACTTAGAAGAGCTCGGAAAAGCACTGCTATCTGCCCTGGCGGGTAACGTGGATCCCGTCCTAGAGAGGGTGGGTCCGTACGCAGGAACCGTTCACAGTGCCGTCGTCGCCAGAGCCCAGGAGATCAGCCTTAAGATGGATGAGAAGATACCACAGCAAATTGAAACTCTGAAAGCCCAGCTGGAGCCACACATCAAGAAGTTTCAAGAATTCCAAGCATCCCATAAGCCCTATCTTGACCACGCCCAGGAGCTGTTGAAAAAAGGAGTGGAGAAAATTCACGAGCACTTTATGAAGCCATACGTTACTCCCGTTCTGGAGATGTACCAAAAAGTCAAACCTGACTTAAGGGCATGA
- the LOC117051730 gene encoding uncharacterized protein LOC117051730 isoform X1 produces the protein MKFFVLTLALAILTGTWASVLRDEPNSKLEKLIEQWKEDWENVSRTAEGKLDLIERSEAGREFSDLIKSGFRDIGMRLYTLKEELPAEVMETLQMFYDVPYEAASNAGNALFALQGYGRRDLEELGKALLSALAGNVDPVLERVGPYAGTVHSAVVARAQEISLKMDEKIPQQIETLKAQLEPHIKKFQEFQASHKPYLDHAQELLKKGVEKIHEHFMKPYVTPVLEMYQKVKPDLRA, from the exons ATGAAGTTCTTCGTCCTCACACTGGCCTTGGCCATCCTGACAG gCACTTGGGCTTCTGTCCTCAGAGATGAGCCGAATTCCAAGCTGGAGAAGCTAATCGAGCAGTGGAAAGAGGATTGGGAAAACGTTAGCAGGACAGCGGAAGGGAAACTGGACTTGATTGAAAGATCGGAGGCGGGCAGGGAGTTTAG TGACTTGATTAAATCTGGCTTTCGTGATATTGGGATGCGCTTGTACACCCTGAAAGAAGAGTTACCTGCTGAGGTCATGGAAACCCTGCAGATGTTTTACGATGTGCCATACGAGGCTGCAAGTAACGCTGGCAACGCTCTATTTGCCCTGCAAGGCTATGGAAGGCGTGACTTAGAAGAGCTCGGAAAAGCACTGCTATCTGCCCTGGCGGGTAACGTGGATCCCGTCCTAGAGAGGGTGGGTCCGTACGCAGGAACCGTTCACAGTGCCGTCGTCGCCAGAGCCCAGGAGATCAGCCTTAAGATGGATGAGAAGATACCACAGCAAATTGAAACTCTGAAAGCCCAGCTGGAGCCACACATCAAGAAGTTTCAAGAATTCCAAGCATCCCATAAGCCCTATCTTGACCACGCCCAGGAGCTGTTGAAAAAAGGAGTGGAGAAAATTCACGAGCACTTTATGAAGCCATACGTTACTCCCGTTCTGGAGATGTACCAAAAAGTCAAACCTGACTTAAGGGCATGA
- the LOC117051730 gene encoding uncharacterized protein LOC117051730 isoform X3, protein MKFFVLTLALAVLTGTWASVRRGEPNPKLEQLIEQWKREWEHVRRTAQGKLDLIERSEAARELSDLIKSGFHNIGMRLYTLEEELPAEVIQTLEMLYSLPYDAASNAVTVLFALQDYGRRDLEELGEALQSALAGYVDPVLERVRPYAATVRSAVIARAQEISLKMDEKIPQQIQTLKAQLEPHIKEFQEFQASHQPYLDHAQELFKKGAETIHKHLMKPYVTPVLEMYQKFNNDLWA, encoded by the exons ATGAAGTTCTTCGTCCTCACACTGGCCTTGGCCGTCCTGACAG gCACTTGGGCTTCTGTCCGCAGAGGTGAGCCGAATCCCAAGCTGGAGCAGCTAATCGAGCAGTGGAAAAGGGAATGGGAACACGTTCGCAGAACAGCGCAAGGGAAACTGGACTTGATTGAAAGATCGGAGGCGGCCAGGGAGCTTAG TGACTTGATTAAATCTGGCTTTCATAACATTGGGATGCGCTTGTACACCCTGGAAGAAGAGTTACCTGCTGAGGTCATACAAACCCTGGAGATGCTTTACAGTTTGCCATACGATGCTGCAAGTAACGCTGTCACCGTTCTATTTGCCCTGCAAGACTATGGAAGGCGTGACTTAGAAGAGCTCGGCGAAGCACTGCAATCTGCCCTGGCGGGTTACGTGGATCCCGTCCTAGAAAGGGTGCGTCCGTACGCAGCAACCGTTCGCAGTGCCGTCATCGCCAGAGCCCAGGAGATCAGCCTTAAGATGGATGAGAAGATACCGCAGCAAATTCAAACTCTGAAAGCCCAGCTGGAGCCACACATCAAGGAGTTTCAAGAATTCCAAGCATCCCATCAGCCCTATCTTGACCACGCCCAGGAGCTGTTCAAAAAAGGAGCGGAGACAATTCACAAGCACTTAATGAAGCCATACGTTACTCCCGTTCTGGAGATGTACCAAAAATTCAATAATGACTTATGGGCATGA